CTAGCATGAGCAACGTAAAGAACCACATCATCAATGTCTTCGTTCTTTTCTGCCCTCCTGGGCCCGCCGAATTTTTTGCTATTCTTGATGTCAACAGGCTTGCAGCTTGATTTGGCTCTTCCGTTTTGCTGCTGTTTGTTGTCTCTAGTGGGCACAGCTTGTGAACGGGCCGTTTAAGTATCCCATTTTGCAATTTCAGAGTTACAACTCTGGTTTTTCCATCGCTTCCAGGATGGGTTTTTATAACTTTGCCTAATGGCCACTTTGCTGGATGactttcttcatttttaataattactatTTGACCTACTGCTAGATTGTCCTGTttggttttccatttcattCGTTGTTGCAACATTGTGACATATTCGCTTTCCCACCGTTTCCAAAAGtctcttttcattttttgtattaatatagTTTCCACCTATCTAACGAACCCCTTGTTGTGTCATCAATTGCTTCAGGACAGTCTATTAATGGGCATCCTATTAAAAAATGCCCAGGTGTTAAAACATCTACATATATCGCTTTCACTATCGATCGCACATAAGGGTCGTGAATTTAGCACTGCTTCAATCTGTGATAGCAAAGTAATCATCTCTTCAAATGTCAATTTACTTTCGCCTATCACtctttttaaatgatatttttacTGATTTGACTCCAGCCTCCCAAATTCCTCCGAATTGAGGAGCTGCCGGCGGCCCAAAATGCCATTGAATTTTGTCTGCTTCTAATATGGGAGCTACTGTTGAGTTTTTCTTGATTGCCTTTTTGAAATCTAAGTCTAACTTTCTACAAGCTCCGACAAAATTTGTTCCATTGTCTGAGTATATATGCTGACTCTTAACCCTTCtagcaaaaaatctttttaaagcAGCTAGAAACGCTTCAGTTGTTAAATCACTTACTGCCTCTAAATGAATAGCCTTTGTtgccatacatacaaatacagctATGTAtcctttaaatgtttttattcccCTTCCTTTGGAACATTTCATATGTATTGGACCTGCATAGTCTACACCAACGTGTGAAAATGGAATTGACAACGACACTCGAAATTCTGGAAGATTTCCCATTATTTGTTTAGCTGCTTCCTTTCGGTAACGTATGCAGCGACTACAAGctcgaatgttttttttatggaattctTTAATCCAATTATCCAATAATTCCTTCTAATCGTTGCTTCCATTAACTTATTTCCTCCATGTAAGGTTGTTTTATGAACATGTTCAATAATCAATTTTGACAAAtgtgatttatttaatattattgggTGCTTCTGATCGAACTGAAGCTTTGCATTCCCTAACCTACCTCCTACGCGAAGGATTCCATTGTTATCTAAAATTGGATCTAAGCTTGCTGTTAGAGCTAGCTAAGCCTTTTTAGTAGCGttatgttaaaagaaaaacgaTTCCTTTGCCCTTTTATTCgactatttattttcaaatgtttgtaCAAGACTGCCTAACTTACTTGCTGTGTGACATATTTATGCAGAACAACGAAGAACGGATTTCAAGgaataacagaaataaaaaacatgataattacataaatttctaTGTACCGGCACAACATAGCGATagataagaaaaatatgtatgtgcccacctctgtatgtacgtacatatgtgcttgCAAGCTACTGTTTATTTGCGGGTGCATTAGGGCAGATCATCCGCGGCTCCGAACATCCTCCCCCCCGTTGAAAGGTCACGGCTTTCAACAGAATCCCTTACCGGGAGAACACACAGTTTGTTTACGGCTCGACGCTTTATGCCACTAGATGTTCGCAAAAGTGCCACTCGTACGACACCATCTGCTCCAGGGATAACTTCAATTACTCGTGCTAGAGGCCACTTCAAGGGCGGTGAATTTTCTTCCTTTATGCACACGACATCATTGACTTGAATATCGGCTTGAGGCATTTTGCGCGTTGCTGGAGAAGAGTGAGATACTCTTGAGTCCACCGCCTCCAAAAGACTTGTTGTATATATGTTACACGTTGCCATCGATCAAGTCGCGAGTAATTTAGCGCCGTGAGATCCGGTTCAGGAAGAGCTGTCATAGGACCACCAATCAAAAAATGCCCTGGTGTTAGGACATCCAAATCCTCTGGATTTTCTGAAAGAGGGGTTAGAGGACGCGAATTAATCACAGCACAGATTTCACATACCAATGTACGCAATTCATCAAACCCAAGAATTGATGAGCTAGCGGAACGATAGAAATGTTGCTTGGCTGTCTTTACGGCTGCTTCCCACAAACCGCCAAAGTGCGGGGAGCGAGGGGGAATGAAGCGCCAATCGAACCCATTACTGAGGCAAAAGTTGTGAAGTTTGCTGCGGTGTTTTTCACTGAGAACTAAGTCTCGTAGTTCCTTAAGCTCGTTCTTAGCGCCTACAAAATTCGTTGCATTGTCAGACCAGATACATCTTGGTATTCCACGCGTGGCTATGAATCTTTTTAATGCGTCAATAAATGCACCCGTTGAAAGGTCTCTTACCAACTCCATCCAAACAGCCTTTGTAGCGAAGCATATGAACACGCTAACATAGCATTTTTGTGGCGATTTGTTGCGCACTTCAGGCTtgtaataaaacggtccgcAGTAATCCACACCGGTGACTATGAAGGGCCGCGAAGCCTGAATGCGTTCCTTGGGCAGATCAGCCATTATGTGCTCGACGAGTCTCGGTCTTGATTTGAGGCAGATAATGCATTTTTGTAGAACGCGAGCTGTTGTTTTCCTGCCACCTATTGGCCAAAACTGCATACGAATAAAGGCGAGTAAAGCTTGAGGACCTGCATGGTGATGCTTACGATGAAAATAGGTGATTATTGCGTACGTCAGTAGATGATCCTTCGGTAGAATGCATGGATGGCGCGATGAAAAGCTAAGCATCGAATTTTTTAATCGTCCACCGACTCTAATAATTCCGAAGTCATCAAGGAATGGCGACAACGAGGCAATGCTGCTCGAATTAGGGACGCATTTATTGGCTTGCAATACAGTGTACTCCGGCCACAATTGCGCTCTTTGTACTATGCGAATAAGAAGTTGAGTTCCCTGATGAATGTCTTCAGCCTTAAGTTGCGATGACCTTGGCGATTTTTTGATGTTAATAAATTTGCTGACATACCCAAAAATTCGCTGCATTGTTCCGAATGAGTTAATGTATTTGAATGAAAGGGAAATGTCTATATGATTATTTGCAGAAAGCAAAACCCTTTGTCGAATTTCGGGAAGTTTTGGTTGTGGTGAGCACATGCGTGGCCAGTTGTCCTCCGCTTCTAGCAAAAAGGGTGGGCCGTGCATCCAAAGTTTCGATCCTAGAAGTTCCCGGGGTGTAGCTCCCTTCGATAAAATGTCAGCCGAGTTCATTGCTGTAGGAACATAGTGCCATTGCATGCCCTCTGTCAGTTGATGTATGGTGGAAACCCGATTGGCGACAAAAACGTTAAACCTTGACGGTTCTTCTCGCAGCCACGAAAGGACGGTGGAGGAATCTGACCAACAATGAAATGAACAATTAAAAAGTTTCGTTTTTGTAAACTCACCCATTAGCTGTGCGAGCAATGTTGCTGCACAGAGTTCCAGCTTGGGTATGGTGACGGTCTTTAGTGGAGAGACACGGGCCTTTGAACATAATAGGTGAACTTGTATGTTGTTGTCCTTGGTTGATCGCGTGTAAACACAAGTCCCATAAGCTTCAAGGCTTGCATCGCAAAATGCATGGATTTCTCTAATGGCTTCAGACTGAAAAACGTAACGAGGAAATGATAGATACTGCATGTCTGCAAATCCAGTGCAAAAAGCAGACCAAGCAGTGTCTAACGATTGTGGCAGACTCTCATCCCACTCGAGCTTATCTCTCCACATTCGTTGCAGAAGAATCTTCGCCTTGGTCAGCGTGGGCCCCATTAGTCCAAGGGGATCGTAACATCGAGCTAGTGTAGACAACGCAGAGCGTTTGGAGTTTTTTCCGAAT
The Anastrepha ludens isolate Willacy chromosome X, idAnaLude1.1, whole genome shotgun sequence DNA segment above includes these coding regions:
- the LOC128869340 gene encoding uncharacterized protein LOC128869340 translates to MAEVLNIKLKTTSLLTRGSFKLRKWCSNSPEILRDIPDVDKEKFLKFDDGSDITKALGLVWDPHKDKLLFSFVPQREFGKNSKRSALSTLARCYDPLGLMGPTLTKAKILLQRMWRDKLEWDESLPQSLDTAWSAFCTGFADMQYLSFPRYVFQSEAIREIHAFCDASLEAYGTCVYTRSTKDNNIQVHLLCSKARVSPLKTVTIPKLELCAATLLAQLMGEFTKTKLFNCSFHCWSDSSTVLSWLREEPSRFNVFVANRVSTIHQLTEGMQWHYVPTAMNSADILSKGATPRELLGSKLWMHGPPFLLEAEDNWPRMCSPQPKLPEIRQRVLLSANNHIDISLSFKYINSFGTMQRIFGYVSKFINIKKSPRSSQLKAEDIHQGTQLLIRIVQRAQLWPEYTVLQANKCVPNSSSIASLSPFLDDFGIIRVGGRLKNSMLSFSSRHPCILPKDHLLTYAIITYFHRKHHHAGPQALLAFIRMQFWPIGGRKTTARVLQKCIICLKSRPRLVEHIMADLPKERIQASRPFIVTGVDYCGPFYYKPEVRNKSPQKCYVSVFICFATKAVWMELVRDLSTGAFIDALKRFIATRGIPRCIWSDNATNFVGAKNELKELRDLVLSEKHRSKLHNFCLSNGFDWRFIPPRSPHFGGLWEAAVKTAKQHFYRSASSSILGFDELRTLKIQRIWMS